The Mesorhizobium sp. AR10 genome includes the window CCCCGGCGTGCCGGTGATGTATGGTGGCTTCACTTCCAATGTCGACATGAAGACCGGCGCGCCGGCTTTCGGCACGCCCGAATACACGCAGGCCGCGCAGATCACCGGCCAGCTCTGTCGGCTGATCGGCGTGCCGTTTCGCTCCAGCAACGTCACCGCCGCCAATTCGGTCGACGCCCAGGCCGCCTATGAGAGCTCGATGTCGCTGTGGGGGTGCCTGATGGGCGGCGCCAACCTGGTGCTGCATGCGGCGGGCTGGCTCGGCGGCGGGTTGACCGCGTCATTCGAGAAACTGGTCATCGATGCCGAGATGCTGCAAATGATGTGCGCCTATTTCGATCCGCCGGTGGTCGACATCGACACGCTGGCGCTGGAAGCCGTGCGCGAGGTCGGGCCGGCCGGGCACTTCTTCGGCGCGGCGCATACGATGCAGCGCTATGAGCGGGCGTTCTATTCGCCACTGGTGTCCAACTGGGACAATTACGACACCTGGGTCGAACGTGGCCAGATCACTGCGCGAGAGCGGGCGAACGTCGTCTGGAAGCGCATGATCGCCGAATACGAGCAGCCGCCGATCGATCCCGGCATCGACGAAGCGCTGCGCGACTATATGGAACGCCGCAAGCGCGAGGGCGGCTCGCCGCTGAATTGACTTTGTGGGGTGCGACGCTTGGCGCCCAGGCACCCCCCTCTGTCCTGCCGGACATCTCCCCCCTCAGGGGGGAGATCAGATGTCACTTCGGCCTTCGCCAATCATCGACATTGAAGGAGAGGCGCCTTCAGTAGAGCTGCCAATCTCCCCCCTTGAGGGGGAGATGTCCGGTAGGACAGAGGGGGTAACAGCGCCGACTTGAAATAGTTATTCGTCCCGCAAAGGCCCGACCTGGGCTTCGAGCATCTCGAAGCCGGCGGCTTCGGCGGCCTGCGGCGTCACCACGCTTTCGTCGAGGCACCATTCGAGCCAGAGCCCGTCGACCAGAGCGATGAAATTGCGCGCCAGCGCCGGGGCATCGACGTCCCTGCCGCGTGGCGTGGCGACCGCCGCGATGTCTTCGGCGAGTTCAGCCCGGTAGACGTCGTAGAGTTCGCGATGCGCCGCCTTGAGGCGCGGGTTCACGGCGATCTCGCCCCATAGCGAGAGCCAGATCAGCAAATTGTCGCGGCTGAAATAATCGGGTGAGAAATTGGAATGCACCAGAGCGGCGAGCGCTGCCTGCGGCGACCAGTCCGAAGTCTCGGCGCGGCGGCGCTTGGCCTCGGCGATCTGGTTGTTGACGCTGGCATAGAGCGAGGATTTGTAGACCTCGACCAGCAACCCGTCGCGGCCTTCGAAATGGTGGTTGATCAGGCCGCGCGAAACGCCGGCCTCCTTGCAGATACGATCGACGGTGAAGGCACCGATGCCGCCGACCGACAGGCACCGTGTCGCCGCCTCGATCAGCATGGCGCGACGAACGTCCGGCTGCTCGCGGCTGAAGCGCGGTGGGGCCTTCTTCGCGCCGCGCTTCTTTTTGGCAGTTTCTGGTTGGGCTTCCGTCATGGAACCAGCTAATCGATTGCCGTCAAACTGTCCACGTCCTGGCGGTCGCGCCTTCTTCTTGAACAGCACAGTTTGGCGGGCAACGGTTTGCGAGATGTCAGCCGGTCTTGCGGATCGCCGCCTTCGCATCCTCGAAGAAACGGTTGGGCGGCCGCTTCAGGCCGAGATTCTCGCGCAGCGTCGTTCCCTCATACTGCCGCCTGAAGATGTTTCGCCGCTGCAGTTCAGGCACCACCTTCTCGGCAAAATCGTCGAGCCCGGCAGGCAGATAGGGAAACATGATGTTGAAGCCGTCGGATCCCTCGGCGACCAGCCATTCCTCCATCTCATCGGCAATGGTTTGCGGCGTGCCGACGAAGGCGAGGCCGGAATAGCCACCCAGCCGTTGCGCGAGCTGCCGGACGGTCAGGTTTTCCTTGCGGGCCAGTTCGATGACGCGCTCGCGGCTGCTCTTGCTGGCGTTGGTTTCCGGGATTTCGGGCAAGGCTGCGTCCGGATCGAAACCCGATGCGTCATGCCCGATCGCGATCGACAGCGAGGCAATGCCGCTCTCGTAGTAGACGAGGCTGTCGAGCTTCGCCCGTTTGGCCTGCGCTTCCTCGATACTGTCGCCGACGATGACGAAGGCGCCAGGCAGGATCTTGATGTCGTCACGCGAGCGGCCGAGCCTTTGCGCACGGCCCTTGACGTCTGCAAAGAAGCGCTGCCCGGCCGCGAGATCGGCATGGGCGGCGAAAATGACTTCCGCCGTCTCGGCTGCCAGTTGCCGGCCCGCCTCCGATGCGCCGGCCTGGACGATGACCGGCCAGCCCTGCGGAGGCCGCGCGATGTTGAGGGGCCCCCGCACCGAGAGATGCTCGCCCTTGTGATCGAGCACATGCAGCCTGGCCGGGTCGAAATAGAGGCCGCTCTCGGCATCGCGGATGAAGGCATCGTCGGCAAAGCTGTCCCACAGGCCGGTGACGACATCGTAGAATTCCCGCGCCCGCAGATAGCGCTCGTCATGCTCGACATGGTCGTCGAGGCCGAAATTCAGCGCTGCGTCCGGGTTGGACGTGGTCACGATGTTCCAGCCGGCGCGCCCACCGCTGATATGGTCCAGCGAGGCGAAACGACGGGCAATGTGATAGGGCGCATCGAAGGTCGTCGATGCGGTGGCGACCAGCCCGATATGATCGGTGACGGCGGCAAGCGCCGACAGCAGCGTGAACGGCTCGAACGACGTCACCGTGTGGCTGCGCCGCAGCGCCTCGATCGGCATGTTGAGCACCGCCAGATGGTCGGCCATGAAGAAGGCGTCGAACTTCGCCGCCTCAAGCGTCTGCGCGAAGCGTTTCAAATGCGCGAAATTGAAATTGGCGTCGGGATAGGCGCCTGGGTAGCGCCAGGCCCCGGTATGAAGACTGACGGGGCGCATGAAGGCGCCGAGCCGCAATTGCCTGTTATCTGCCATGGGAAGCACCTGATGAGGACGAGCGTTGCCGCTCCGATATCAGCTCAGGATCGGACGGCTTTGCCGTCCTGGAAAGGAATTTAGTTTTGCAAAACCCGTGCTGCGGAGCATTTTCGTATGGGTGGCCGTTCAATCTATTTTGATGAACACGCCTTTGGTGTTGAGATATTCGTCGAGATGCTCGCCGCCGCCCTCGCGGCCGTAGCCGCTCATCTTGTAGCCGCCGAAAGGCACCGCCGGATCGATGGCGTGATAGGTGTTGACCCAGACCGAGCCGGCGCGGATCTTTCGCGAAAGCTGGTGCGCCGTGGCGACATTCTGGGTGAAGACACCGGCGGCAAGGCCGTAGGGCGTATTGTTGGCGCGCTCGACTGCCTCGTCCAGCGTATCGAAGGGCAGCGCGGAAATGATCGGGCCGAAGATTTCCTCGCGCGCGATCTTCATGCCGTCCGATACGCCGGCGAAGACGGTCGGGGCGATGAAATTGCCGGCGGCGAGCGCGCCCTCTATGAGGCGCGAACCGCCGGTGACAAGGGTCGCGCCTTCGGCCGTGCCGGCTTCGAGATAGCCCGTGACCCGCTGCAGCTGTTTCTCCGACACCAGCGGACCGATCTCGGTTACCGGGTCGATGCCGTCACCGATCCTGAGACCCTTGGCATAGGCGGCCAGCCGCTCGACGAACGCGTCATGGATGGAGCGCTCGACGAACAGGCGCGAGCCGGCGATGCAGATCTGACCTGAATTGGCGAACACCGACATCGCCGCCACCGGCACCGCCCTGTCGAGATCGGCGTCGGCGCAGACGATGACCGGCGACTTGCCGCCGAGTTCCAGCGAAACGCGCTTGAGGTTGCCGGCCGACGCCCGGATGATCGACTGGCCGGTCGCCGTCGAGCCGGTGAAGACGATCTTGTCGACGCCCATATGCTCGGCCAGCGCCGCGCCTGCCTCGACGCCGGTGCCGGTGACGATGTTGACGACGCCCGCCGGCACGCCGGCTTCGTTCATGATGTCGGCGATCAGCAGCGGCGTCAGCGGCGCTTCTTCCGAAGGTTTCAACACGATGGTGCAACCGCTCGCCAGCGCCGGCCCTATCTTCCAGATCGAGGCGGCAGTCGGTGCGTTCCAGGGGATGATGGCGCCGACGACGCCGACCGGCTCCTTGCGGGTGAAGGAAACGACCTCGCCCGGCAGCGAGTTCTCGATGGTCTCGCCATGCAGCGACGTCGCCATGCCAGCGTAATAACGCAGCATGCCGATGACACGGTTGCGGTTGGCGCGGGTGCGCACGATCGGCATGCCCATGTCCGTCGTGTCCGACCGGCTGATCTCCTCCCAGTGCTTTTCGAAGAGGTCGGCGACCTTGAGCAGCAGCACTTGCCGCTCATAGGGCTTGAAACGGCTCCACGGCCCGTCGAAGGCTTTTCGAGCCGCAGCGACGGCGAACTCGATGTCCTGACGATCGCCACGCGGCACCGTCGCGATGATGGCGCCGGTGGCCGGATTGCGGCTCTCCATGGTCCGGCCCGAGCGGGCATCGACCCAGGCGCCGTCGATGAACATCTGGCGATGGCGTCCGTCGATCGGCAGCCGCAGCGCTGTCTGAGCTATGGTCATGACCATCCTCCTAAAGCGGGATTAAACCGCCGGACGTCACGTCTGCCAAGAACTCTATTCAGCCGCCAGGGCCAGTTGCGGCCTTTCGTTGTTTTCCTCGGTCTCGGCCGCTTGTTCCGTGACCGCGGTCTTTTTGGGCTCCCGGCCAAAGAACAGGGCATAGGCTGCCGGCAGGACGAGGATGGTGAGCACGGTGGCCACCAGGATACCGCCCATCATGGCATAGGCGAGCGGACCCCAGAAGACGGCGCGCGAGATCGGAATCAGCGCCAGCACCGCGGTCAACGCGGTCAGCACGATCGGCCGGAAACGGCGGACCGCCGAGCCGATGATCGCCTCGGAACGCTCCATGCCGGCGGCGATATCCTGGTCGATCTGGTCGACCAGAATGATCGAGTTGCGCATGATGATGCCGAGCAGCGCAATGACGCCGAGGATGGCGACGAAGCCGAACGGCGCGCCGCTGATCAGCAGAGCCGCAGCCGCGCCGATGATGCCGAGCGGGCCGGTTGCCAGCACCAGCATCGCCTTGCCGAAATGCTGCAGCTGGATCATCAACAGCACGACGATGATGGCCAGCATGACGGGTGCTTTCGCGGCAATCGAAGCCTGGCTTTCCGCCGAATCCTCGGCACCGCCCTGGATCTCGATCTTGTAGCCGGGCGCGAGACCAGCGCGCATGCCTTGCATGTCGTTGTACAGTTTGGTGACGACATCATTGGACTGCACATCATCAGGCAATGTCGCGCGCACACTGATGGTCGGCAGGCGGTCGCGCCGCCATTCGATACCTTGCTCCAGCACCGGCACGACCTTGGCCACCTGGGACAGCGGCACGAAGCCGCCGAAATCGGTCGGGATGTAGACCGAGTCGACCGAGGACAGCAGCTTGCGGCTGGACTCCGGCTCGCGGGCGACGATGGAAACCGTCTCCTCACCATCGCGGAAATCGTCGAGCGGCGCGCCGGACATGGTTGCCTGCAGCATCTGGCGGATGCGCTGCGAGGTGACGCCGAGCGCACGGGCGCGATCCTGGTCGATCACCAGCTTCATCGCCGGCACCGGCTCCAGCCAGTCGTCGTGGATGGCGCTGAGCAGCGGATTTTCGGCGAATTTCGCCTTCACCTGGTCGGCGATGCGGCGCACCTCCTGGCGATCCGGTCCCATGACCCGCATCTGCACCGGCCAACCGGTGGGCGGCCCGAGGAACAGGCGGTCGACCTTGGCGCGGATCGACGGGAAGTCTTGCGCCAGAATGGTGCGCAGCTTGACGATCAGCCGTTCGCGGGCCGGTTCGTCCTTCGCCATCACCAGAAGCTGGGCAAAGTTCGGATTGCGCAGCTGCTGGTCGAGCGGCAGGAAGAAGCGCGGCGCACCCTCGCCGATATAGGTGGCGATGAAGCGCTTGTCCGTGTCGTCCATCATTTTGGCTTCGAGCGCCTTGGCCTCAGTCTCCACCTCCTTGATGCTGGTGCCTTCCGGCAGCCAGAGGTCGACAAGGATTTCCGGACGCGACGACTGCGGGAAGAAATTCTGCGGGATGAACTGGAACGCCCACAGGCTGGTGGCAAAGGTCATCAGCGTCATCACCAGCACGATGATGCGGTGGCGCACGGCCCAGCCGACGGTGGCGCGAAGACGGCGGTAGAAGCGCGTGTCGAAGGCATCGTGGTGACTGCCGGCGTGCTTGCGCTGCTTCAGGATCATGTGGCCGAGCCACGGCGTGAAATAGACCGCCACGAACCAGGACACGACCAGCGCAATGCCGACGACATAGAACAGGGTGCGGACATATTCGCCGGCGGTCGAGGCGGCGAAGCCGACAGGGATGAAGCCGGCGGTGGTGATCAGCGTGCCGGTCAGCATCGGGAAGGCGGTCGAGGAATAGGCAAAGCTCGCAGCCTCGATCTTGACCAGCCCCTCCTCGAGCTTGCGCTCCATCATTTCGACGACGATCATCGCGTCGTCGACCAGCAGGCCG containing:
- a CDS encoding efflux RND transporter permease subunit: MTTDTNEKRPFNLSRWAIGHPSIARFLFGLIIIAGGLGLMRMGQKEDPDFTFRVMIVQAVWPGASIQEMEDQVVNKIERKLQETPHLDFVRSYTRAGSAIITLQVKGDTDAEQVKDAFYQVRKKVGDIANELPQGLLGPYFNDEFGDTFITLHSISGDGYSYPELKKFAIQARDMLLTTPGVEKAVIIGDQPEKLYIDVSSKALAERGLTLTDLQNAIKGQNNVDPAGSVDTGQRSVRISVEGDVTKAADIRELRLRAGGQVTRLGDIATVTSGLEDPYQRKYRFNGHESVQLGVVMAKGFKVTDVGTDVEATYKRFEEALPYGVSVDQISDQPEVVKDAVSEFMEALGEALLIVLVVSFLSIGWRSGLVIAIAIPLVLAATFAIMYELGIDLQRISLGALIIALGLLVDDAMIVVEMMERKLEEGLVKIEAASFAYSSTAFPMLTGTLITTAGFIPVGFAASTAGEYVRTLFYVVGIALVVSWFVAVYFTPWLGHMILKQRKHAGSHHDAFDTRFYRRLRATVGWAVRHRIIVLVMTLMTFATSLWAFQFIPQNFFPQSSRPEILVDLWLPEGTSIKEVETEAKALEAKMMDDTDKRFIATYIGEGAPRFFLPLDQQLRNPNFAQLLVMAKDEPARERLIVKLRTILAQDFPSIRAKVDRLFLGPPTGWPVQMRVMGPDRQEVRRIADQVKAKFAENPLLSAIHDDWLEPVPAMKLVIDQDRARALGVTSQRIRQMLQATMSGAPLDDFRDGEETVSIVAREPESSRKLLSSVDSVYIPTDFGGFVPLSQVAKVVPVLEQGIEWRRDRLPTISVRATLPDDVQSNDVVTKLYNDMQGMRAGLAPGYKIEIQGGAEDSAESQASIAAKAPVMLAIIVVLLMIQLQHFGKAMLVLATGPLGIIGAAAALLISGAPFGFVAILGVIALLGIIMRNSIILVDQIDQDIAAGMERSEAIIGSAVRRFRPIVLTALTAVLALIPISRAVFWGPLAYAMMGGILVATVLTILVLPAAYALFFGREPKKTAVTEQAAETEENNERPQLALAAE
- a CDS encoding aldehyde dehydrogenase family protein → MVMTIAQTALRLPIDGRHRQMFIDGAWVDARSGRTMESRNPATGAIIATVPRGDRQDIEFAVAAARKAFDGPWSRFKPYERQVLLLKVADLFEKHWEEISRSDTTDMGMPIVRTRANRNRVIGMLRYYAGMATSLHGETIENSLPGEVVSFTRKEPVGVVGAIIPWNAPTAASIWKIGPALASGCTIVLKPSEEAPLTPLLIADIMNEAGVPAGVVNIVTGTGVEAGAALAEHMGVDKIVFTGSTATGQSIIRASAGNLKRVSLELGGKSPVIVCADADLDRAVPVAAMSVFANSGQICIAGSRLFVERSIHDAFVERLAAYAKGLRIGDGIDPVTEIGPLVSEKQLQRVTGYLEAGTAEGATLVTGGSRLIEGALAAGNFIAPTVFAGVSDGMKIAREEIFGPIISALPFDTLDEAVERANNTPYGLAAGVFTQNVATAHQLSRKIRAGSVWVNTYHAIDPAVPFGGYKMSGYGREGGGEHLDEYLNTKGVFIKID
- a CDS encoding LLM class flavin-dependent oxidoreductase, translated to MADNRQLRLGAFMRPVSLHTGAWRYPGAYPDANFNFAHLKRFAQTLEAAKFDAFFMADHLAVLNMPIEALRRSHTVTSFEPFTLLSALAAVTDHIGLVATASTTFDAPYHIARRFASLDHISGGRAGWNIVTTSNPDAALNFGLDDHVEHDERYLRAREFYDVVTGLWDSFADDAFIRDAESGLYFDPARLHVLDHKGEHLSVRGPLNIARPPQGWPVIVQAGASEAGRQLAAETAEVIFAAHADLAAGQRFFADVKGRAQRLGRSRDDIKILPGAFVIVGDSIEEAQAKRAKLDSLVYYESGIASLSIAIGHDASGFDPDAALPEIPETNASKSSRERVIELARKENLTVRQLAQRLGGYSGLAFVGTPQTIADEMEEWLVAEGSDGFNIMFPYLPAGLDDFAEKVVPELQRRNIFRRQYEGTTLRENLGLKRPPNRFFEDAKAAIRKTG
- a CDS encoding TetR/AcrR family transcriptional regulator encodes the protein MTEAQPETAKKKRGAKKAPPRFSREQPDVRRAMLIEAATRCLSVGGIGAFTVDRICKEAGVSRGLINHHFEGRDGLLVEVYKSSLYASVNNQIAEAKRRRAETSDWSPQAALAALVHSNFSPDYFSRDNLLIWLSLWGEIAVNPRLKAAHRELYDVYRAELAEDIAAVATPRGRDVDAPALARNFIALVDGLWLEWCLDESVVTPQAAEAAGFEMLEAQVGPLRDE